From Pandoraea vervacti, the proteins below share one genomic window:
- a CDS encoding F0F1 ATP synthase subunit epsilon, which yields MALLKVDVVSTERSIFSGEARFVEVPGSAGELGVLPGHTPLLSGVRPGTVRIEAADGTETFLYIAGGFVEIQPDRVTVLADTAMRADSLDQARAERAREAAAALLEQQTGDIDYAKAQAELTEAVAQLQAIRRMRKQKSRTQTG from the coding sequence ATGGCATTACTCAAGGTGGACGTGGTGAGTACCGAGCGTTCGATATTCTCGGGCGAAGCCCGCTTCGTGGAAGTCCCGGGTTCGGCTGGCGAACTGGGGGTGCTGCCGGGGCACACGCCGTTACTCTCGGGCGTGCGCCCCGGCACCGTGCGTATCGAGGCCGCGGACGGTACCGAGACGTTTCTGTACATCGCCGGCGGTTTCGTCGAGATCCAGCCTGACCGGGTGACAGTGCTGGCCGACACAGCCATGCGCGCCGACAGCCTCGATCAGGCGCGCGCCGAACGCGCACGCGAAGCGGCGGCGGCATTACTGGAGCAGCAGACCGGCGACATCGACTACGCCAAGGCGCAGGCCGAACTGACCGAAGCCGTGGCGCAGTTGCAGGCGATCCGTCGCATGCGCAAACAGAAGTCGCGCACGCAGACGGGGTGA
- a CDS encoding Ldh family oxidoreductase, whose product MRIPLKDAVDFGKQLLLAQGVPDDIALDVAQHLVESDRVGYASHGLSILPTYRKVLEDDQVNPTGRPTVLTDHGNLLLYEGNRGFGQHVGKFVVEHAIARAFDKGVAILTLRNSHHLGRMGQYGEMAAHQGLVFMAFTNVTNRQPMVAPYGGSEPRLTTNPLCFAGPLPNNRPPLVVDMATSAIAINKARVLAAEGKQAPPGSLIDGYGNPSTDPNALFTEPFGALLPFGGHKGYALGIVTELLAGVLSGGGTIQPEHPRAGVATNNMFAIVLNPQVDFAATWRSHEVEAFIDYLTSCPPQPGFDRVQYPGEYEAENRKKHHDHIDLTTPIWESLLKMATELGVATPRTL is encoded by the coding sequence ATGCGAATCCCCCTGAAAGACGCCGTCGACTTCGGCAAGCAGTTGTTGCTCGCGCAAGGCGTGCCGGACGACATCGCGCTCGACGTTGCCCAACATCTCGTGGAGTCCGACCGCGTGGGCTATGCCAGTCACGGTCTGTCCATTTTGCCGACTTACCGAAAGGTGTTGGAGGACGATCAGGTCAATCCGACCGGACGCCCGACCGTGCTCACCGATCACGGCAATCTGCTGCTGTACGAAGGCAATCGCGGTTTCGGGCAGCACGTGGGGAAATTCGTGGTCGAGCATGCGATCGCGCGCGCGTTCGACAAGGGCGTGGCGATCCTCACGTTGCGCAACAGTCACCACCTCGGCCGCATGGGCCAGTATGGCGAGATGGCGGCCCATCAGGGGCTGGTGTTCATGGCCTTCACGAACGTGACGAACCGTCAGCCGATGGTGGCGCCCTACGGCGGCAGCGAGCCGCGTCTGACGACGAATCCGTTGTGCTTCGCCGGACCGTTGCCGAACAATCGTCCGCCGCTCGTGGTCGACATGGCGACAAGCGCGATTGCCATCAACAAGGCCCGCGTGCTGGCGGCCGAGGGCAAACAGGCACCGCCGGGATCGCTGATCGACGGCTACGGCAATCCGTCCACCGACCCGAATGCGCTCTTTACCGAACCCTTCGGCGCATTGTTGCCGTTTGGCGGACACAAGGGTTATGCGCTGGGCATCGTGACGGAACTGCTCGCGGGCGTACTCTCGGGCGGTGGCACGATTCAGCCGGAGCACCCGCGTGCGGGCGTGGCGACGAACAACATGTTCGCCATCGTGCTGAATCCGCAGGTCGATTTCGCGGCGACGTGGCGCTCGCATGAAGTGGAGGCATTCATCGACTATCTGACCTCATGCCCACCGCAGCCCGGCTTCGACCGCGTTCAATATCCGGGCGAGTACGAAGCGGAAAATCGCAAGAAGCATCACGATCACATCGACCTGACGACGCCGATCTGGGAGTCGTTGCTCAAGATGGCGACGGAGCTCGGTGTAGCGACGCCGCGCACGTTGTAA
- a CDS encoding RHS repeat domain-containing protein — MTTRRTSLHASLHAYTPSVTAVDARGATARGVEYLRSPDRDETTALVTRHHLSTGQRLTSQQDPRLGASALTSGKRSTLRSGAGQNQTTLHSLSGEVLRSESVDAGWQIALLDVAGLPRLGWDARGSRQRFEYDALARPTAIFEGARDEASERCTERMAYAGPDAFDANACAQRIRHDDPAGSLHWEAFDLNGQPLTETRRFLNEVESPDWPEDESERETWLEATEWTTTWHADALGEVSRQTDACGNTTTQRVDVAGALKTATLLQAGKRSEQIIVQDLHYDPMGNLRAQTAGNGVTSEFVYRETDGRMIGQRASKADGSTVQALLYEYDPVGNVVRIEDLTVATRFHRNRRTDGVSLYTYDTMSRLVEATGRESARPSQGPELPTPGDETLLVPYVRRYTYDHGGNLTRMEHTGDRPFTSEMVVAATSNRALLNDGDAPPDFDAAFDENGNMRTLAPGQSMIWTTRNELRRVTQIARDDSADDDEHYQYDAGGRRIRKVTRRVAQRVTHLAEVRYLPGLEIRTDTATGEVLHVTSVPGGASSVRLLHWSEGLPEGIDNDSIRFRLDDRLGSNVCELDADANITSREGYYPFGSTAWQASRHAVEVKYRVLRYAGRERDATGLYYYGYRYLAPWLHRWITPDPAGDVDGLNLFAMVGNNPMTLTDWQGLAAQEPNRSHIGGTIASLAFVALLFLVAGYFWFSSKARKARAAASQLTPGRRASASPKGKPPSATLRQRANSQSPQSNMPDATVDTPPSGNHRRQPSSSSIGSFHRGGLRASNMSVRSQASVKSAHSSESNFSASMSLSTAEKEEMARKAAEKAERRGSGASSTTKQKPKVVPIAQRAAARPVAPVKAPVPEQKWTIVKSTRYVEMREDYTLSRIMKASLDESEERLKNGETPGKIEHARGVLLGFTSYWADDVRDGQGGRGVWRLIYTRNDVEKEVYIHGVGDYHVSKGRGMEAIKWY, encoded by the coding sequence ATGACGACGCGTCGAACCTCACTGCATGCCTCACTGCATGCTTACACGCCGTCCGTCACGGCGGTCGATGCTCGCGGCGCAACCGCGCGCGGTGTCGAGTACCTGCGTAGCCCCGATCGCGACGAGACCACCGCGCTGGTCACGCGCCATCACCTGAGCACGGGACAGCGTCTCACCTCGCAACAAGACCCGCGACTTGGCGCATCGGCGTTGACGTCGGGCAAACGCTCGACGCTTCGATCCGGCGCTGGGCAAAACCAAACGACATTGCACAGCTTGTCGGGCGAGGTGCTGCGCTCCGAAAGCGTCGATGCCGGATGGCAGATTGCATTGCTCGATGTCGCCGGCCTGCCCCGCTTGGGCTGGGACGCCAGGGGGAGTCGCCAACGTTTCGAGTACGACGCGCTCGCCCGCCCGACGGCGATCTTCGAGGGCGCTCGCGACGAGGCGTCCGAGCGCTGTACCGAGCGCATGGCGTACGCCGGGCCGGACGCCTTCGACGCCAACGCCTGCGCGCAGCGCATCCGTCACGACGACCCCGCCGGAAGCCTGCACTGGGAAGCCTTCGATCTGAACGGACAGCCATTGACCGAGACGCGACGCTTTCTCAACGAAGTCGAGTCACCCGACTGGCCGGAAGACGAGAGCGAGCGCGAGACGTGGCTTGAGGCGACCGAATGGACGACGACATGGCATGCCGACGCGCTCGGGGAGGTCTCGCGTCAGACAGACGCTTGCGGCAATACGACGACGCAGCGCGTCGACGTCGCCGGTGCGCTCAAGACCGCCACATTGCTGCAAGCGGGCAAACGCAGCGAACAGATCATCGTGCAGGACCTGCATTACGACCCCATGGGCAACTTGCGCGCGCAAACCGCCGGCAATGGTGTCACGAGTGAATTCGTCTACCGCGAGACCGACGGGCGAATGATCGGTCAACGTGCGAGCAAAGCCGATGGGAGCACGGTGCAGGCGTTGCTCTACGAATACGATCCGGTGGGCAACGTGGTCCGGATCGAGGATTTGACCGTCGCGACAAGATTTCACCGCAACCGACGCACGGACGGCGTGAGCCTGTACACGTACGACACGATGTCGCGGCTCGTCGAGGCGACCGGCCGGGAAAGCGCACGGCCGTCGCAAGGCCCCGAGTTGCCGACACCGGGCGACGAGACGTTGCTTGTGCCCTATGTGCGTCGATACACCTACGACCACGGCGGCAATCTGACCCGTATGGAACACACAGGCGATAGACCGTTCACGTCGGAGATGGTCGTCGCGGCTACCAGTAATCGCGCGCTTCTGAACGACGGCGATGCGCCGCCCGACTTCGATGCGGCCTTCGACGAAAACGGCAATATGCGCACGCTTGCGCCGGGGCAGTCCATGATCTGGACAACACGCAACGAACTGCGCCGCGTGACACAGATCGCACGCGACGACTCGGCCGACGACGACGAACACTATCAATACGACGCAGGTGGGCGGCGCATACGCAAAGTGACGCGGCGCGTGGCGCAACGCGTCACCCATCTGGCGGAGGTTCGCTACCTGCCGGGACTGGAGATTCGCACTGACACCGCTACAGGCGAAGTGCTCCACGTGACTTCCGTGCCGGGCGGTGCGTCGAGCGTTCGACTGCTCCACTGGAGCGAGGGACTTCCCGAAGGCATCGACAACGACAGCATCAGATTCCGGCTCGACGACCGGCTGGGCAGTAATGTCTGCGAACTCGATGCCGATGCCAACATCACGAGCCGAGAAGGCTATTACCCGTTCGGCAGCACGGCATGGCAGGCGAGCCGTCACGCCGTGGAAGTGAAATATCGCGTGCTGCGATATGCCGGACGTGAGCGCGATGCGACCGGGTTGTACTACTACGGCTACCGCTATCTCGCGCCGTGGTTGCATCGCTGGATCACCCCCGATCCGGCAGGCGATGTCGACGGCCTGAATTTGTTTGCGATGGTCGGTAACAATCCAATGACGCTGACCGATTGGCAGGGGTTGGCAGCGCAGGAGCCGAATCGCTCCCACATTGGCGGGACAATCGCGTCGTTGGCATTCGTGGCATTGCTGTTCCTGGTGGCAGGCTATTTCTGGTTCTCGAGCAAAGCCCGCAAAGCGCGCGCCGCAGCCAGTCAACTGACGCCAGGCAGACGCGCGTCCGCATCCCCGAAGGGCAAACCGCCCTCCGCTACCCTGAGGCAACGCGCCAACTCGCAAAGCCCTCAATCCAATATGCCCGACGCCACCGTCGACACGCCCCCCAGTGGCAACCATCGACGTCAACCCAGTTCAAGCTCCATCGGCTCGTTCCACCGCGGTGGGCTGCGTGCTTCGAACATGAGCGTGCGAAGTCAGGCAAGTGTCAAGTCCGCCCATAGTTCCGAATCCAACTTCTCTGCGTCAATGTCGTTAAGCACGGCGGAAAAGGAGGAAATGGCGCGAAAGGCGGCGGAGAAGGCTGAGCGGCGGGGTTCGGGCGCGTCTTCGACCACGAAACAGAAGCCGAAAGTCGTGCCGATCGCGCAACGGGCTGCCGCACGGCCGGTCGCCCCCGTAAAAGCGCCGGTGCCTGAGCAAAAATGGACCATCGTCAAGTCGACCCGATACGTAGAGATGAGAGAAGACTACACGCTGTCAAGAATCATGAAAGCCAGCCTGGATGAATCGGAGGAACGACTCAAGAATGGGGAGACGCCGGGAAAAATTGAACACGCCCGTGGGGTGCTCCTCGGCTTCACCTCTTACTGGGCAGACGACGTCAGAGACGGACAGGGCGGCCGAGGCGTATGGCGTCTCATATACACCCGCAATGACGTTGAAAAGGAGGTCTACATTCATGGCGTCGGGGACTACCATGTGTCCAAGGGGAGAGGCATGGAGGCGATCAAATGGTACTGA
- the gor gene encoding glutathione-disulfide reductase, which translates to MSQFDVDLFVIGAGSGGVRAARVAAQYGARVKVAEEFRVGGTCVIRGCVPKKLLVYASRFADEFEDAAGFGWQVPSPTFDWKTLIARKDAEIARLEGIYRTNLERAGAALVAARAVVEGPHTVVLPATGERITARHILIATGGRPSDQPHFVGREHAISSNEVFHLESLPERITIIGGGYIALEFAGVFAGLGSQVTVVHRGAHLLRGFDEEVRTALEAAYRERGIEIALERTVERAQKVQDRLRVTLSDGSAHETDVLLSAAGRVPYTQGLGLAASGVALNDNGAVIVDEFSRTNVPSIFAVGDVTDRVNLTPMAIREGQAFADTVFGERPTRVDHKRIPTAVFSTPEIGVVGLTESEARAQYAQLKVFKASFRPLKATLSGRQEKTLMKLLVDGATDKIVGAHMVGDHAGEQVQLLGVALSMGATKADFDRTLAVHPTAAEEWVTMRTPVA; encoded by the coding sequence ATGTCCCAGTTCGATGTGGATCTGTTCGTGATCGGCGCCGGTTCGGGCGGCGTGCGCGCCGCGCGTGTCGCCGCGCAATACGGCGCCCGAGTAAAAGTGGCAGAGGAGTTTCGCGTCGGCGGCACCTGCGTCATTCGGGGTTGCGTGCCGAAGAAACTGCTCGTCTACGCGAGCCGCTTCGCCGACGAATTCGAGGATGCCGCTGGTTTCGGGTGGCAGGTGCCCTCCCCGACCTTCGACTGGAAAACCCTGATCGCCCGCAAGGACGCGGAAATCGCCCGGCTCGAAGGCATCTACCGAACCAACCTCGAACGCGCGGGCGCAGCGCTCGTCGCCGCGCGCGCCGTGGTCGAGGGACCGCATACGGTGGTGCTGCCCGCCACGGGTGAGCGCATCACGGCGCGCCATATCCTGATCGCAACCGGCGGACGTCCCTCCGACCAGCCGCACTTCGTGGGTCGCGAGCACGCGATTTCGTCCAACGAAGTGTTTCATCTCGAATCGCTGCCCGAACGCATCACGATTATCGGTGGCGGCTACATTGCGCTGGAATTTGCCGGGGTCTTTGCCGGTCTGGGCTCGCAAGTGACGGTCGTGCATCGTGGAGCGCATCTGCTGCGCGGGTTCGACGAGGAAGTGCGCACGGCGCTCGAAGCGGCCTACCGCGAACGCGGCATCGAGATCGCGCTCGAGCGCACCGTCGAGCGTGCGCAGAAGGTTCAGGACCGGCTGCGCGTCACGCTCTCGGATGGTAGCGCGCACGAAACCGACGTTCTGTTAAGCGCAGCCGGGCGCGTGCCGTACACGCAAGGGCTGGGCCTGGCGGCCAGCGGCGTCGCGCTCAACGATAACGGCGCCGTCATCGTCGACGAATTCTCACGCACCAACGTGCCGTCGATCTTCGCGGTGGGCGACGTGACCGATCGCGTCAATCTCACACCGATGGCGATTCGCGAAGGACAAGCGTTTGCCGATACCGTGTTTGGAGAACGCCCGACGCGGGTCGATCACAAGCGTATTCCGACGGCGGTATTCAGCACACCGGAAATCGGTGTTGTTGGGCTGACGGAAAGCGAGGCACGTGCGCAGTATGCGCAGCTCAAGGTCTTCAAGGCGTCGTTCCGTCCGCTCAAGGCAACGTTGTCGGGTCGCCAGGAAAAAACGCTGATGAAGTTGCTGGTGGACGGTGCGACCGACAAGATCGTCGGCGCGCATATGGTGGGCGATCACGCCGGCGAGCAAGTGCAGTTGCTCGGTGTGGCCCTGTCGATGGGGGCCACGAAGGCCGACTTCGATCGCACGCTGGCGGTGCATCCGACCGCAGCCGAAGAATGGGTGACGATGCGCACGCCGGTGGCATGA
- a CDS encoding DASS family sodium-coupled anion symporter produces MSTPDVSVQSPPQKKAIPIGLFAGVIVMIAVLLIPMPDDLPVAGHRMLAILAFAVVVWITEAVSYEASAIIITSLMAFLVGTAPTVQDPSVEYGTSRAISMALAGFSNSALALVAGALFIAAAMTLTGLDRRIALVTLSKIGTSTRRVMIGAVAVTILLSLVVPSATARSACVVPIMMGVIAAFGVDKRSNIAAGVMIIVAQATSIWNVGIQTAAAQNLLTVGFMDKMLGERITWAEWLVAGAPWAIIMSVVLVVLVLKMMPPEADAIAGGKEAVEAQLREMGPMTSAQKRLLAVSIGLLLFWATEGKLHRFDTTSVTYVGLVVLMLPRFGVMTWKDVQSRIPWGTVIVFGVGISLGTALLTTQAGQWLGNHVVAATGLDTLSTLWIFAILAAFLILIHLGFASATALTSAMLPILIAVLQTLPGDFNRLGMTMLLGFTVSFGFILPINAPQNMVCLGTDTFTAKQFAKVGIVVTVIGYVLLLAFAATYWRWLGWL; encoded by the coding sequence ATGAGCACGCCTGACGTATCTGTGCAAAGCCCTCCCCAGAAAAAAGCGATTCCTATCGGGCTGTTTGCCGGTGTGATCGTGATGATCGCCGTGCTCCTGATCCCCATGCCCGACGACCTGCCGGTCGCGGGTCATCGCATGCTGGCGATTCTCGCCTTCGCCGTCGTCGTCTGGATTACGGAAGCCGTATCGTACGAAGCCAGCGCCATCATCATCACGTCGTTAATGGCATTTCTCGTGGGCACGGCGCCCACGGTGCAGGACCCCAGCGTCGAATACGGCACCTCACGCGCCATCAGCATGGCGCTTGCGGGGTTCTCGAATTCGGCGCTCGCGCTCGTGGCCGGCGCATTGTTCATCGCCGCGGCCATGACACTCACCGGCCTGGACCGGCGTATCGCGCTCGTCACGCTCTCGAAGATCGGCACCAGTACCCGGCGTGTGATGATCGGCGCCGTGGCCGTCACCATCCTGCTCTCGCTCGTCGTGCCCAGCGCGACAGCGCGCAGCGCCTGTGTGGTGCCGATCATGATGGGCGTGATCGCCGCGTTCGGCGTCGACAAGCGCTCGAACATTGCCGCCGGGGTCATGATCATCGTGGCGCAGGCCACCAGTATCTGGAACGTCGGCATCCAGACCGCCGCTGCGCAAAACCTGCTGACCGTCGGGTTCATGGACAAAATGCTCGGCGAGCGCATCACGTGGGCCGAGTGGCTGGTGGCCGGCGCGCCCTGGGCCATCATCATGTCGGTCGTTCTGGTGGTGCTCGTGCTCAAGATGATGCCGCCCGAGGCCGACGCCATCGCCGGCGGCAAGGAGGCCGTCGAGGCGCAATTGCGTGAGATGGGGCCGATGACGAGCGCACAGAAGCGTCTGTTGGCCGTGTCGATCGGTTTGCTGCTGTTCTGGGCGACGGAAGGCAAACTGCATCGCTTCGACACCACGTCGGTGACCTATGTCGGTCTCGTGGTGCTCATGCTGCCGCGCTTTGGCGTGATGACCTGGAAGGACGTGCAGTCGCGCATTCCCTGGGGCACGGTGATCGTGTTCGGGGTCGGCATCAGTCTCGGGACGGCATTGCTCACGACGCAGGCAGGGCAGTGGTTGGGTAACCACGTGGTGGCCGCTACCGGTCTGGATACGTTATCGACATTGTGGATCTTTGCGATCCTCGCCGCGTTCCTCATCCTCATTCACCTGGGTTTCGCGAGCGCCACGGCACTGACCTCGGCCATGCTGCCGATCCTGATCGCGGTGCTCCAAACGCTGCCCGGCGACTTCAACCGGTTAGGCATGACCATGCTGCTGGGCTTCACCGTCAGCTTTGGTTTCATTCTGCCGATCAATGCGCCGCAGAACATGGTGTGTCTGGGCACCGATACCTTCACCGCGAAGCAGTTCGCGAAGGTCGGGATCGTCGTGACCGTCATTGGTTACGTTCTGCTGCTCGCCTTCGCCGCGACGTACTGGCGTTGGCTGGGTTGGCTGTAA